In Populus trichocarpa isolate Nisqually-1 chromosome 12, P.trichocarpa_v4.1, whole genome shotgun sequence, a genomic segment contains:
- the LOC7482181 gene encoding 40S ribosomal protein S13-2 produces MGRMHSRGKGISASALPYKRTSPSWLKISAQDVDDSICKFAKKGLTPSQIGVILRDSHGIAQVRSVTGNQILRILKAHGLAPEIPEDLYHLIKKAVAIRKHLERNRKDKDSKFRLILVESRIHRLARYYKKTKKLAPVWKYESSTASTLVA; encoded by the exons ATGGGTCGTATGCACAGTCGAGG TAAGGGTATTTCAGCTTCAGCCCTGCCTTACAAGAGAACCTCACCGAGCTGGCTGAAAATTTCAGCACAAGAT GTTGATGATAGCATCTGCAAGTTTGCGAAGAAGGGTTTGACTCCATCTCAGATTGGTGTCATACTTCGTGACTCTCATGGTATTGCTCAGGTCAGGAGTGTTACTGGAAACCAGATCTTGCGTATCCTTAAGGCTCATG GTCTTGCCCCTGAAATTCCTGAGGATTTGTACCACCTCATCAAGAAGGCTGTTGCCATCAGGAAACATTTGGAAAGGAACAGGAAGGACAAGGATTCCAAGTTCAGGTTGATCCTTGTTGAGAGCAGGATTCACAGGCTGGCTCGCTACTACAAGAAGACAAAGAAGCTTGCTCCTGTCTGGAAATA CGAATCAAGCACTGCCAGCACTCTGGTGGCTTAG
- the LOC7482146 gene encoding 40S ribosomal protein S20-1, with amino-acid sequence MAAAYGAMKAQKPGLEETQEQIHKIRITLSSKDVKNLEKVCTDLVRGAKDKRLRVKGPVRIPTKVLNITTRKSPCGEGTNTWDRFELRVHKRVIDLFSSADVVKQITSITIEPGVEVEVTIAD; translated from the exons ATGGCAGCAGCTTATGGAGCTATGAAGGCGCAAAAGCCGGGTTTGGAGGAGACTCAGGAGCAGATTCACAAGATCAGGATCACTCTTTCCTCCAAGGATGTCAAAAACCTTGAGAAAG TTTGCACTGACTTGGTCCGTGGTGCCAAGGATAAGAGACTGAGGGTTAAGGGTCCAGTGAGAATCCCTACCAAGGTTCTTAACATTACCACCAGGAAATCCCCTTGTGGTGAAG GAACCAACACATGGGACAGATTCGAGCTTCGGGTCCACAAGCGTGTTATTGATCTCTTCAGTTCTGCCGATGTTGTCAAGCAGATCACCTCTATTACAATTGAACCTGGTGTTGAGGTTGAAGTTACCATTGCAGATTAG
- the LOC7482145 gene encoding chloride conductance regulatory protein ICln encodes MAPGLRQFTERRGDGAGQPVIDTDNGEEFMLMCREVSIVIGNGSPESPGTLYISTKKVVWFSDVDGTKGYAVDFLSISLHAVSRDPEAYPSPCIYTQIETGEDEDESEGSDSECSDALDLSKVTEMRLVPSDPSQLDTLFQVFCECAELNPEPVEDNEEEHNWIFSADQLSDETAEVEDSEWNFSQNPTSSIGHSNGDHDLARTVLELQINDHRFEDAEEMEHEHESKGRH; translated from the exons atggCACCAGGTTTGAGACAATTCACCGAGAGAAGAGGAGACGGTGCTGGACAACCAGTTATTGACACCGACAATGGCGAGGAGTTTATGCTCATGTGTCGTGAAGTCTCCATTGTCATCGGCAACGGGTCCCCTGAATCTCCAGGCACTCTTTACATCTCCACAAA GAAAGTTGTGTGGTTTAGTGATGTGGATGGGACAAAAGGTTATGCAGTTGATTTCTTGTCTATTTCACTTCATGCTGTTTCAAGAGATCCTGAGGCTTACCCTTCTCCTTGTATCTACACTCAA attgagACCGGAGAGGATGAAGACGAATCAGAAGGATCGGATTCAGAATGTAGTGATGCTTTAGACTTGTCGAAAGTCACGGAGATGAGACTTGTTCCTTCAGACCCTAGCCAAT tGGATACTTTGTTTCAGGTATTCTGTGAGTGCGCTGAGCTAAATCCTGAACCAGTTGAAG ATAACGAAGAAGAGCATAATTGGATCTTTAGTGCTGATCAACTGTCAGATGAAACTGCTG AAGTGGAAGATTCTGAATGGAATTTCTCTCAAAATCCAACAAGTTCAATTGGTCATTCAAATGGGGATCATGACCTAGCTCGCACAGTGCTTGAG CTCCAAATCAATGATCACCGGTTTGAAGACGCAGAAGAGATGGAACATGAACATGAAAGCAAGGGTCGCCATTAG